A genomic window from Macaca mulatta isolate MMU2019108-1 chromosome 19, T2T-MMU8v2.0, whole genome shotgun sequence includes:
- the LMTK3 gene encoding serine/threonine-protein kinase LMTK3 isoform X1 yields the protein MPAPGALILLAAVSASGCLASPAHPDGFALGRAPLAPPYAVVLISCSGLLAFIFLLLTCLCCKRGDVGFKEFENPEGEDCSGEYTPPAEETSSSQSLPDVYILPLAEVSLPMPAPQPSHSDMTTPLGLSRQHLSYLQEIGSGWFGKVILGEIFSDYTPAQVVVKELRASAGPLEQRKFISEAQPYRSLQHPNVLQCLGLCVETLPFLLIMEFCQLGDLKRYLRAQRPPEGLSPELPPRDLRTLQRMGLEIARGLAHLHSHNYVHSDLALRNCLLTSDLTVRIGDYGLAHSNYKEDYYLTPERLWIPLRWAAPELLGELHGTFMVVDQSRESNIWSLGVTLWELFEFGAQPYRHLSDEEVLAFVVRQQHVKLARPRLKLPYADYWYDILQSCWRPPAQRPSASDLQLQLTYLLSERPPRPPPPPPPPRDGPFPWPWPPAHSAPRPGTLSSPFPLLDGFPGADPDDVLTVTESSRGLNLECLWEKARRGAGRGGGAPAWQPASAPPAPHANPSNPFYEALSTPSVLPVISARSPSVSSEYYIRLEEHGSPPEPLFPNDWDPLDPGVPAPQAPQAPSEVPQLVSETWASPLFPAPRPFPAQSSASGSFLLSGWDPEGRGAGETLAGDPAEVLGERGTAPWVEEEEEEEEGSSPGEDSSSLGGGPSRRGPLPCPLCSREGACSCLPLERGDAVAGWGGHPALGCPHPPEDDSSLRAERGSLADLPMAPPASAPPEFLDPLMGAAAPQYPGRGPPPAPPPPPPPPRAPADPAASPDPPSAVASPGSGLSSPGPKPGDSGYETETPFSPEGAFPGGGAAEEEGVPRPRAPPEPPDPGAPRPPPDPGPLPLTGPREKPTFVVQVSTEQLLMSLREDVTRNLLGEKGATARETGPRKAGRGPGNREKVPGLNRDPTALGNGKQAPSPSLPVNGVTVLENGDQRAPGIEEKAGIEQKAAENGALGSPEREEKVLENGELTPPRREEKVLENGELRSPEAGEKVLVNGGLTPPKSEDKVSENGGLRFPRNTERPPETGPWRAPGPWEKTPESWGPAPTIGEPAPETSLERAPAPSAVASSRNGGETAPGPLGPAPKNGTLEPGTERKAPETGGAPRAPGAGRLDLGSGGRAPVGTGTAPGGGPGSGVDAKAGWVDYTRPQPPPPPLPPPPEAQPRRLEPAPPRARPEVAPEGEPGAPDSRAGGDTAPSGDGDPPKPERKGPEMPRLFLDLGPPQGNSEQIKARLSRLSLALPPLTLTPFPGPGPRRPPWEGADAGAAGGEAGGAGAPGPAEEDGEDEDEDEEEDEEAAASGAAAGPRGPGRARAAPVPVVVSSADADAARPLRGLLKSPRGADEPEDSELERKRKMVSFHGDVTVYLFDQETPTNELSVQGPPEGDTDPSTPPAPPTPPHPATPGDGFPSNDSGFGGSFEWAEDFPLLPPPGPPLCFSRFSVSPALETPGPPARAPDARPAGPVEN from the exons ATGCCTGCCCCCGGCGCCCTCATCCTCCTTGCGGCCGTCTCCGCCTCCGGCTGCCTGGCGTCCCCGGCCCACCCCG ATGGATTCGCCCTGGGCCGGGCTCCTCTGGCTCCTCCCTACGCTGTGGTCCTCATTTCCTGCTCCGGCCTGCTGgccttcatcttcctcctcctcacctgTCTGTGCTGCAAACGGGGCGATGTCGGCTTCAAG gagtttgagaacccTGAAGGGGAGGACTGCTCCGGGGAGTACACTCCCCCTGCGGAGGAGACCTCCTCCTCACAGTCGCTGCCTGATGTCTACATTCTCCCACTGGCTGAGGTCTCCTTACCAATGCCTGCCCCGCAGCCTTCACACTCAG ACATGACCACCCCCCTGGGCCTTAGCCGCCAGCACCTCAGCTACCTGCAGGAGATTGGGAGTGGCTGGTTTGGGAAG GTGATCCTGGGAGAGATTTTCTCCGACTACACCCCTGCCCAGGTGGTGGTGAAGGAGCTCCGAGCCAGCGCAGGGCCCCTGGAGCAACGCAAGTTCATCTCGGAAGCCCAGCCCTACAG GAGCCTGCAGCACCCCAATGTCCTCCAGTGCCTGGGTCTGTGTGTGGAGACACTGCCGTTTCTGCTGATTATGGAGTTCTGTCAACTG GGGGACCTGAAGCGTTACCTCCGAGCCCAGCGGCCCCCCGAGGGCCTGTCTCCTGAGCTACCCCCTCGAGACCTGCGGACGCTGCAGAGGATGGGCCTGGAGATCGCCCGCGGGCTGGCGCACCTGCATTCCCACAACTACGTGCACAG CGACCTGGCCCTGCGCAACTGCCTGCTGACCTCTGACCTGACCGTGCGCATCGGAGACTACGGGCTGGCCCACAGCAACTACAAG GAGGATTACTACCTGACCCCAGAGCGCCTGTGGATCCCGCTGCGCTGGGCGGCGCCTGAGCTCCTCGGGGAGCTCCACGGGACCTTCATGGTGGTGGACCAGAGCCGCGAGAGCAACATCTG gTCCCTGGGGGTGACCCTGTGGGAGCTGTTTGAGTTTGGGGCCCAACCCTACCGCCACCTGTCAGACGAGGAGGTCCTCGCCTTCGTGGTCCGCCAGCAGCACGTGAAGCTGGCCCGGCCGAGGCTCAAGCTGCCCTATGCGGACTACTG GTATGACATCCTTCAGTCCTGCTGGCGGCCACCTGCCCAGCGCCCTTCAGCCTCTGATCTCCAATTGCAGCTCACCTACTTGCTCTCCGAGCGGCCCCCCCggcccccaccgccgccacctCCACCCCGAGATGGTCCTTTCCCCTGGCCCTGGCCCCCTGCACACAGTGCACCTCGCCCGGGGACCCTCTCCTCGCCATTCCCCCTACTGGATGGCTTCCCTGGAGCCGACCCTGATGATGTGCTCACGGTCACCGAGAGCAGCCGCGGCCTCAACCTCGAGTGCCTGTGGGAGAAGGCCCGGCGTGGGGccgggcggggtgggggggcacCTGCCTGGCAGCCGGCGTCGGCCCCCCCGGCCCCCCACGCCAACCCCTCCAACCCGTTCTATGAGGCGCTGTCCACGCCCAGCGTGCTGCCTGTCATCAGTGCCCGCAGCCCCTCTGTGAGCAGCGAGTACTACATCCGCCTGGAGGAGCACGGCTCCCCTCCTGAGCCCCTCTTCCCCAACGACTGGGACCCCCTGGACCCAGGAGTGCCTGCCCCTCAGGCCCCCCAGGCCCCCTCCGAGGTCCCCCAGCTGGTGTCCGAGACCTGGGCCTCCCCCCTCTTCCCTGCACCCCGGCCCTTCCCAGCCCAGTCCTCAGCATCAGGCAGCTTCCTGCTGAGCGGCTGGGACCCCGAGGGCCGGGGCGCCGGGGAGACCCTGGCGGGAGACCCTGCCGAGGTCCTGGGGGAGCGGGGGACCGCCCCGTGggtggaagaagaagaggaggaggaggagggcagctCCCCAGGGGAAGACAGCAGCAGCCTTGGAGGTGGCCCAAGCCGCAGGGGTCCCCTACCCTGTCCTCTGTGCAGCCGCGAGGGGGCCTGCTCCTGCCTGCCACTGGAGCGGGGGGACGCCGTAGCAGGCTGGGGGGGCCACCCTGCTCTTGGCTGCCCCCACCCCCCCGAGGACGACTCCTCGCTGCGGGCAGAGCGGGGTTCCCTGGCCGACTTGCCCATGGCCccccccgcctcggccccccCCGAGTTTCTGGACCCCCTCATGGGGGCGGCGGCGCCCCAGTACCCCGGGCGGGGGCCACCTCCCGCTCCCCCCCCCCCGCCGCCACCTCCTCGGGCCCCCGCGGACCCGGCCGCGTCCCCCGACCCCCCTTCGGCCGTGGCCAGTCCCGGTTCAGGCCTCTCGTCGCCGGGCCCCAAGCCGGGGGACAGCGGCTACGAGACCGAGACCCCTTTTTCCCCCGAGGGAGCCTTCCCAGGTGGGGGGGCGGCCGAGGAGGAAGGGGTCCCTCGGCCGCGGGCTCCCCCCGAGCCACCCGACCCAGGAGCGCCCCGGCCACCTCCAGATCCGGGTCCGCTCCCGCTCACGGGGCCCCGGGAGAAGCCGACCTTCGTGGTTCAAGTGAGCACCGAGCAGCTGCTGATGTCCCTGCGGGAGGATGTGACAAGGAACCTCCTGGGGGAGAAGGGGGCGACAGCCCGGGAGACAGGACCCAGGAAGGCGGGGAGAGGCCCCGGGAACAGAGAGAAAGTCCCGGGCCTGAACAGGGACCCGACAGCCCTGGGCAACGGGAAACAAGCCCCAAGCCCGAGCCTCCCAGTGAACGGGGTGACAGTGCTGGAGAACGGGGACCAGAGAGCCCCGGGCATCGAGGAGAAGGCAGGCATCGAGCAGAAGGCGGCGGAGAATGGGGCCCTGGGGTCCCCcgagagagaagagaaagtgcTGGAGAATGGGGAGCTGACACCCccaaggagggaggagaaagtgCTGGAGAATGGGGAGCTGAGGTCCCCAGAGGCCGGGGAGAAGGTGCTGGTGAATGGGGGCCTGACACCCCCAAAGAGCGAGGACAAGGTGTCAGAGAATGGGGGCCTGAGATTCCCCAGGAACACGGAGAGGCCACCAGAGACTGGGCCTTGGAGAGCCCCAGGGCCCTGGGAGAAGACGCCCGAGAGTTGGGGTCCAGCCCCCACGATCGGGGAGCCAGCCCCAGAGACCTCTCTGGAgagagcccctgcacccagcgcAGTGGCCTCCTCCCGGAACGGCGGGGAGACAGCCCCTGGCCCCCTTGGCCCAGCCCCCAAGAACGGGACGCTGGAACCCGGGACCGAGAGGAAAGCCCCCGAGACTGGGGGGGCGCCGAGAGCCCCAGGGGCTGGGAGGCTGGACCTCGGGAGTGGGGGCCGAGCCCCAGTGGGCACGGGGACGGCCCCCGGCGGCGGCCCCGGAAGCGGCGTGGACGCAAAGGCCGGATGGGTAGACTACACGAGGCCGCAGCCACCACCGCCACCGCTGCCACCGCCACCGGAGGCACAGCCGAGGAGGCTGGAGCCAGCGCCCCCGAGAGCCAGGCCGGAGGTGGCCCCCGAGGGAGAGCCCGGGGCCCCAGACAGCAGGGCCGGCGGAGACACGGCACCCAGCGGAGACGGGGACCCCCCCAAGCCCGAGAGGAAGGGCCCCGAGATGCCACGACTATTCTTGGACTTGGGACCCCCTCAGGGGAACAGCGAGCAGATCAAAG CCAGGCTCTCCCGGCTCTCGCTGGCGCTGCCGCCGCTCACGCTCACGCCGTTCCCGGGGCCGGGCCCGCGGCGGCCCCCGTGGGAGGGCGCGGACGCCGGGGCGGCTGGCGGGGAGGCCGGCGGGGCGGGGGCGCCGGGGCCGGCGGAGGAGGACGGGGAGGACGAGGacgaggacgaggaggaggacgaggaggcgGCGGCGTCGGGCGCGGCGGCGGGGCCGCGGGGCCCCGGGAGGGCGCGAGCAGCCCCGGTGCCCGTCGTGGTGAGCAGCGCCGACGCGGACGCGGCCCGCCCGCTGCGGGGGCTGCTCAAGTCTCCGCGCGGGGCCGACGAGCCAGAGGACAGCGAGCTGGAGAGGAAGCGCAAGATGGTCTCCTTCCACGGGGACGTGACCGTCTACCTCTTCGACCAG GAGACGCCAACCAACGAGCTGAGCGTCCAGGGCCCCCCCGAGGGGGACACGGACCCGTCAACGCCTCCAGCGCCCCCGACGCCTCCCCACCCCGCCACCCCCGGAGATGGGTTTCCCAGCAACGACAGCGGCTTTG GAGGCAGTTTCGAGTGGGCGGAGGatttccccctcctcccccctccagGCCCCCCGCTGTGCTTCTCCCGCTTCTCCGTCTCGCCTGCGCTGGAGACCCCGGGGCCACCCGCCCGGGCCCCCGACGCCCGGCCCGCAG GCCCCGTGGAGAACTGA
- the LMTK3 gene encoding serine/threonine-protein kinase LMTK3 isoform X3, with protein MESRHHLHLPAILDKMPAPGALILLAAVSASGCLASPAHPDGFALGRAPLAPPYAVVLISCSGLLAFIFLLLTCLCCKRGDVGFKEFENPEGEDCSGEYTPPAEETSSSQSLPDVYILPLAEVSLPMPAPQPSHSDMTTPLGLSRQHLSYLQEIGSGWFGKVILGEIFSDYTPAQVVVKELRASAGPLEQRKFISEAQPYRSLQHPNVLQCLGLCVETLPFLLIMEFCQLGDLKRYLRAQRPPEGLSPELPPRDLRTLQRMGLEIARGLAHLHSHNYVHSDLALRNCLLTSDLTVRIGDYGLAHSNYKEDYYLTPERLWIPLRWAAPELLGELHGTFMVVDQSRESNIWSLGVTLWELFEFGAQPYRHLSDEEVLAFVVRQQHVKLARPRLKLPYADYWYDILQSCWRPPAQRPSASDLQLQLTYLLSERPPRPPPPPPPPRDGPFPWPWPPAHSAPRPGTLSSPFPLLDGFPGADPDDVLTVTESSRGLNLECLWEKARRGAGRGGGAPAWQPASAPPAPHANPSNPFYEALSTPSVLPVISARSPSVSSEYYIRLEEHGSPPEPLFPNDWDPLDPGVPAPQAPQAPSEVPQLVSETWASPLFPAPRPFPAQSSASGSFLLSGWDPEGRGAGETLAGDPAEVLGERGTAPWVEEEEEEEEGSSPGEDSSSLGGGPSRRGPLPCPLCSREGACSCLPLERGDAVAGWGGHPALGCPHPPEDDSSLRAERGSLADLPMAPPASAPPEFLDPLMGAAAPQYPGRGPPPAPPPPPPPPRAPADPAASPDPPSAVASPGSGLSSPGPKPGDSGYETETPFSPEGAFPGGGAAEEEGVPRPRAPPEPPDPGAPRPPPDPGPLPLTGPREKPTFVVQVSTEQLLMSLREDVTRNLLGEKGATARETGPRKAGRGPGNREKVPGLNRDPTALGNGKQAPSPSLPVNGVTVLENGDQRAPGIEEKAGIEQKAAENGALGSPEREEKVLENGELTPPRREEKVLENGELRSPEAGEKVLVNGGLTPPKSEDKVSENGGLRFPRNTERPPETGPWRAPGPWEKTPESWGPAPTIGEPAPETSLERAPAPSAVASSRNGGETAPGPLGPAPKNGTLEPGTERKAPETGGAPRAPGAGRLDLGSGGRAPVGTGTAPGGGPGSGVDAKAGWVDYTRPQPPPPPLPPPPEAQPRRLEPAPPRARPEVAPEGEPGAPDSRAGGDTAPSGDGDPPKPERKGPEMPRLFLDLGPPQGNSEQIKARLSRLSLALPPLTLTPFPGPGPRRPPWEGADAGAAGGEAGGAGAPGPAEEDGEDEDEDEEEDEEAAASGAAAGPRGPGRARAAPVPVVVSSADADAARPLRGLLKSPRGADEPEDSELERKRKMVSFHGDVTVYLFDQETPTNELSVQGPPEGDTDPSTPPAPPTPPHPATPGDGFPSNDSGFGGSFEWAEDFPLLPPPGPPLCFSRFSVSPALETPGPPARAPDARPAGPVEN; from the exons ATGGAGAG CcgccaccacctccacctccctgccaTCCTCGACAAGATGCCTGCCCCCGGCGCCCTCATCCTCCTTGCGGCCGTCTCCGCCTCCGGCTGCCTGGCGTCCCCGGCCCACCCCG ATGGATTCGCCCTGGGCCGGGCTCCTCTGGCTCCTCCCTACGCTGTGGTCCTCATTTCCTGCTCCGGCCTGCTGgccttcatcttcctcctcctcacctgTCTGTGCTGCAAACGGGGCGATGTCGGCTTCAAG gagtttgagaacccTGAAGGGGAGGACTGCTCCGGGGAGTACACTCCCCCTGCGGAGGAGACCTCCTCCTCACAGTCGCTGCCTGATGTCTACATTCTCCCACTGGCTGAGGTCTCCTTACCAATGCCTGCCCCGCAGCCTTCACACTCAG ACATGACCACCCCCCTGGGCCTTAGCCGCCAGCACCTCAGCTACCTGCAGGAGATTGGGAGTGGCTGGTTTGGGAAG GTGATCCTGGGAGAGATTTTCTCCGACTACACCCCTGCCCAGGTGGTGGTGAAGGAGCTCCGAGCCAGCGCAGGGCCCCTGGAGCAACGCAAGTTCATCTCGGAAGCCCAGCCCTACAG GAGCCTGCAGCACCCCAATGTCCTCCAGTGCCTGGGTCTGTGTGTGGAGACACTGCCGTTTCTGCTGATTATGGAGTTCTGTCAACTG GGGGACCTGAAGCGTTACCTCCGAGCCCAGCGGCCCCCCGAGGGCCTGTCTCCTGAGCTACCCCCTCGAGACCTGCGGACGCTGCAGAGGATGGGCCTGGAGATCGCCCGCGGGCTGGCGCACCTGCATTCCCACAACTACGTGCACAG CGACCTGGCCCTGCGCAACTGCCTGCTGACCTCTGACCTGACCGTGCGCATCGGAGACTACGGGCTGGCCCACAGCAACTACAAG GAGGATTACTACCTGACCCCAGAGCGCCTGTGGATCCCGCTGCGCTGGGCGGCGCCTGAGCTCCTCGGGGAGCTCCACGGGACCTTCATGGTGGTGGACCAGAGCCGCGAGAGCAACATCTG gTCCCTGGGGGTGACCCTGTGGGAGCTGTTTGAGTTTGGGGCCCAACCCTACCGCCACCTGTCAGACGAGGAGGTCCTCGCCTTCGTGGTCCGCCAGCAGCACGTGAAGCTGGCCCGGCCGAGGCTCAAGCTGCCCTATGCGGACTACTG GTATGACATCCTTCAGTCCTGCTGGCGGCCACCTGCCCAGCGCCCTTCAGCCTCTGATCTCCAATTGCAGCTCACCTACTTGCTCTCCGAGCGGCCCCCCCggcccccaccgccgccacctCCACCCCGAGATGGTCCTTTCCCCTGGCCCTGGCCCCCTGCACACAGTGCACCTCGCCCGGGGACCCTCTCCTCGCCATTCCCCCTACTGGATGGCTTCCCTGGAGCCGACCCTGATGATGTGCTCACGGTCACCGAGAGCAGCCGCGGCCTCAACCTCGAGTGCCTGTGGGAGAAGGCCCGGCGTGGGGccgggcggggtgggggggcacCTGCCTGGCAGCCGGCGTCGGCCCCCCCGGCCCCCCACGCCAACCCCTCCAACCCGTTCTATGAGGCGCTGTCCACGCCCAGCGTGCTGCCTGTCATCAGTGCCCGCAGCCCCTCTGTGAGCAGCGAGTACTACATCCGCCTGGAGGAGCACGGCTCCCCTCCTGAGCCCCTCTTCCCCAACGACTGGGACCCCCTGGACCCAGGAGTGCCTGCCCCTCAGGCCCCCCAGGCCCCCTCCGAGGTCCCCCAGCTGGTGTCCGAGACCTGGGCCTCCCCCCTCTTCCCTGCACCCCGGCCCTTCCCAGCCCAGTCCTCAGCATCAGGCAGCTTCCTGCTGAGCGGCTGGGACCCCGAGGGCCGGGGCGCCGGGGAGACCCTGGCGGGAGACCCTGCCGAGGTCCTGGGGGAGCGGGGGACCGCCCCGTGggtggaagaagaagaggaggaggaggagggcagctCCCCAGGGGAAGACAGCAGCAGCCTTGGAGGTGGCCCAAGCCGCAGGGGTCCCCTACCCTGTCCTCTGTGCAGCCGCGAGGGGGCCTGCTCCTGCCTGCCACTGGAGCGGGGGGACGCCGTAGCAGGCTGGGGGGGCCACCCTGCTCTTGGCTGCCCCCACCCCCCCGAGGACGACTCCTCGCTGCGGGCAGAGCGGGGTTCCCTGGCCGACTTGCCCATGGCCccccccgcctcggccccccCCGAGTTTCTGGACCCCCTCATGGGGGCGGCGGCGCCCCAGTACCCCGGGCGGGGGCCACCTCCCGCTCCCCCCCCCCCGCCGCCACCTCCTCGGGCCCCCGCGGACCCGGCCGCGTCCCCCGACCCCCCTTCGGCCGTGGCCAGTCCCGGTTCAGGCCTCTCGTCGCCGGGCCCCAAGCCGGGGGACAGCGGCTACGAGACCGAGACCCCTTTTTCCCCCGAGGGAGCCTTCCCAGGTGGGGGGGCGGCCGAGGAGGAAGGGGTCCCTCGGCCGCGGGCTCCCCCCGAGCCACCCGACCCAGGAGCGCCCCGGCCACCTCCAGATCCGGGTCCGCTCCCGCTCACGGGGCCCCGGGAGAAGCCGACCTTCGTGGTTCAAGTGAGCACCGAGCAGCTGCTGATGTCCCTGCGGGAGGATGTGACAAGGAACCTCCTGGGGGAGAAGGGGGCGACAGCCCGGGAGACAGGACCCAGGAAGGCGGGGAGAGGCCCCGGGAACAGAGAGAAAGTCCCGGGCCTGAACAGGGACCCGACAGCCCTGGGCAACGGGAAACAAGCCCCAAGCCCGAGCCTCCCAGTGAACGGGGTGACAGTGCTGGAGAACGGGGACCAGAGAGCCCCGGGCATCGAGGAGAAGGCAGGCATCGAGCAGAAGGCGGCGGAGAATGGGGCCCTGGGGTCCCCcgagagagaagagaaagtgcTGGAGAATGGGGAGCTGACACCCccaaggagggaggagaaagtgCTGGAGAATGGGGAGCTGAGGTCCCCAGAGGCCGGGGAGAAGGTGCTGGTGAATGGGGGCCTGACACCCCCAAAGAGCGAGGACAAGGTGTCAGAGAATGGGGGCCTGAGATTCCCCAGGAACACGGAGAGGCCACCAGAGACTGGGCCTTGGAGAGCCCCAGGGCCCTGGGAGAAGACGCCCGAGAGTTGGGGTCCAGCCCCCACGATCGGGGAGCCAGCCCCAGAGACCTCTCTGGAgagagcccctgcacccagcgcAGTGGCCTCCTCCCGGAACGGCGGGGAGACAGCCCCTGGCCCCCTTGGCCCAGCCCCCAAGAACGGGACGCTGGAACCCGGGACCGAGAGGAAAGCCCCCGAGACTGGGGGGGCGCCGAGAGCCCCAGGGGCTGGGAGGCTGGACCTCGGGAGTGGGGGCCGAGCCCCAGTGGGCACGGGGACGGCCCCCGGCGGCGGCCCCGGAAGCGGCGTGGACGCAAAGGCCGGATGGGTAGACTACACGAGGCCGCAGCCACCACCGCCACCGCTGCCACCGCCACCGGAGGCACAGCCGAGGAGGCTGGAGCCAGCGCCCCCGAGAGCCAGGCCGGAGGTGGCCCCCGAGGGAGAGCCCGGGGCCCCAGACAGCAGGGCCGGCGGAGACACGGCACCCAGCGGAGACGGGGACCCCCCCAAGCCCGAGAGGAAGGGCCCCGAGATGCCACGACTATTCTTGGACTTGGGACCCCCTCAGGGGAACAGCGAGCAGATCAAAG CCAGGCTCTCCCGGCTCTCGCTGGCGCTGCCGCCGCTCACGCTCACGCCGTTCCCGGGGCCGGGCCCGCGGCGGCCCCCGTGGGAGGGCGCGGACGCCGGGGCGGCTGGCGGGGAGGCCGGCGGGGCGGGGGCGCCGGGGCCGGCGGAGGAGGACGGGGAGGACGAGGacgaggacgaggaggaggacgaggaggcgGCGGCGTCGGGCGCGGCGGCGGGGCCGCGGGGCCCCGGGAGGGCGCGAGCAGCCCCGGTGCCCGTCGTGGTGAGCAGCGCCGACGCGGACGCGGCCCGCCCGCTGCGGGGGCTGCTCAAGTCTCCGCGCGGGGCCGACGAGCCAGAGGACAGCGAGCTGGAGAGGAAGCGCAAGATGGTCTCCTTCCACGGGGACGTGACCGTCTACCTCTTCGACCAG GAGACGCCAACCAACGAGCTGAGCGTCCAGGGCCCCCCCGAGGGGGACACGGACCCGTCAACGCCTCCAGCGCCCCCGACGCCTCCCCACCCCGCCACCCCCGGAGATGGGTTTCCCAGCAACGACAGCGGCTTTG GAGGCAGTTTCGAGTGGGCGGAGGatttccccctcctcccccctccagGCCCCCCGCTGTGCTTCTCCCGCTTCTCCGTCTCGCCTGCGCTGGAGACCCCGGGGCCACCCGCCCGGGCCCCCGACGCCCGGCCCGCAG GCCCCGTGGAGAACTGA